GCCCATCAATGCCTGCTTCGTCTCGGATGCGGCAGCGCTGGTGGCCGGCAGCGGCGCACGCCTGTGGATCCACGGGCACACGCATGACAGCTTCGACTACCAGGTCGGCAACACGCGCGTGCTGTGCAACCCGCGCGGCTACGCCAAGGACGGCGTGGTCGAGAACGCGCGCTTCGACCCGCAGCTGGTGGTGGCGCTGGCATGAAGCAGCCCGGCATCTACATGGTCGGCGGCGCGGTGCGCGATGCGCTGCTGGGTCTGCCCTGCGGCGACCGCGACTGGGTGGTCGTCGGCAGCACGCCCGAGGACATGGCGGCGCGCGGCTTCGTGCCGGTGGGGCGCGACTTCCCGGTCTTTCTGCACCCCGAGACGCACGAGGAATACGCCCTGGCGCGCACCGAGAGAAAGAGCGGGCGCGGCTACCGGGGCTTCACGGTGCTGTCCTCGCCCGAGGTCACGCTGCAGGAAGACTTGGCACGGCGTGACCTCACTATCAATTCAATAGCTGCTCCCGCAGACTGGACGGGCGCTGAAGCGGTTTTTGACCCTTATAACGGCGTGCGCGACCTGCAGGACAGGGTGCTGCGCCACGTCACCGACGCCTTCCGCGAAGACCCGGTGCGCATCCTGCGGGTGGCGCGCTTTGCCGCACGCTTTGCCGACTTTTCCATCGCACCCGAGACCCTGCAGCTCATGCGCGCGATGGTGCAGGACGGCGAGGCCGACCACCTGGTGCCCGAGCGCGTCTGGCAGGAGCTGGCGCGCGGCCTGATGGAGCGCCAGCCCTCGCGCATGTTCGAGGTGCTGCGCGAGTGCGGCGCGCTGGCCGTGCTGCTGCCCGAGGTCGATCGCCTGTGGGGCGTGCCGCAGCGCGCCGAGTACCACCCGGAGGTGGACACCGGCATCCACGTCATGCTGGTGCTGGACATGGCGGCGCGCCTGGATGCGCCGCTGGCCGTGCGCTTTGCCTGCCTAACGCACGACCTGGGCAAGGGCACGACGGCGGCCGACGTGCTGCCGCGCCACATCGGACATGAGCAGCGCAGCGCCCGGCTGCTCAAGGGCGTATGCGAGCGCCTGCGTGTGCCGGGTGACTGCCGCGAGACGGCCGACGTGGTGGCACGCGAGCACGGCAACATCCACCGCAGCGGCGAGTTGCAGGCCGCAGCCCTCTTGCGCCTGCTGGAGCGCTGCGACGCGCTGCGCAAGCCCGAGCGCTTTGCCCAGGTGCTGCTGGCCTGCGAGTGCGATGCGCGTGGCCGCGGCGGCCTGCAGGAGCAGCCCTATCCGCAGCGCCCGCGTCTGCTGGCCGCGCTGCAGCAGGCCCTGGCCGTACCGACTGCTGAGGTGGCGGCGCAGGCCGCCGCGCAGGGGCCAAGGGCGCGCAAGTCGGCGACTGGATCCGCCGCGCGCGCGAGCAGGCGCTGGCCGCCTGGCTGGCCCACGCCTGACCGGCGCCTGCTCGCTGCGCAAGATGCGGCTACACCACCGACTGCACCCAGCGCACGATCTCGCCCGCCGGCAGCGCGCCGGAGATGCGCGCCACCTCCTGCCCGCCCTTGAACACGATCATGGTCGGGATGCTGCGGATGCCGTAGCGCCCGGCCACCTGCGGCTGCGCCTCGGTGTCGAGCTTGGCCAGGCGCACGCGCGGCTCCAGCTGCTGCGCCGCCTGGGCGAAGGCCGGCGCCATCTGCCGGCACGGGCCGCACCAGGGCGCCCAGAAATCCACCACCACGGGGAGCTGGCTGCGCCCCACGTGCCTGTCGAAGCTGCCCGCATCCAGCGCCAGCGGCTGGCCGGCAAACAGCGGCTGGTGGCAACTGCCGCAGTCGGGCGCCGCCACGAGCTGGTCGGCGCGCACGCGGTTGGTGGTGTGGCAGTGCGGGCAGACGACGTGCAGCGTCGCTGCGGGGCTGGTGTCCTGGCTCATGGGGGTCTTTCCTGAGGGTGAAGGGGCAGAGGGATGCCGTGCAGCTGTGGCCGGGCGGCGGTTTTTTCAACGCGGCAGCTGCGCCAGGCCAGTTCGGTGCCGACGGCGAGGCGGCGTGTGGCTTTTGGGCCGCCGGCCTACAGCCGGGCTGCCCTGGCCTTGCTATGGTGACCGCCGATGTTGTTCCCCCCCTTCCGACACCCCGCCACGCGCTGTTCCTGGACTTCGACGGCACGCTGGTGGACATCGCCGCCCAGCCGCAGGATGTCGCGCTGGCCGCCGCCACCCTGCACGATCTGCGCACGCTCGAGGCGGCCCTGGAGGGCGCCTTGGCCCTGGTCACGGGCCGCGCCCTGGCCGACATCCAGCCCCACCTGCACGACTGGCAGCCGGCGCTGGCCGGCGAGCACGGCGCGCACTGGCGCAGCGCCGCCGGCTGTGAGGCCACTGGCGCGCCGCCCCCGGATCTGGCCCCGATCCATGCCGCGCTGCAGGCCCTGAGCGCGCGCCACCCCGAGCTGCTCGTCGAGCGCAAGAGCGCCGGCATCGCCCTGCACTACCGCCAGGCCCCGCAGCTGCAGCAGCTGTGCCGCGACACGCTGACCGAGGCGCTGCGCCAGACCAGCGGCGCCGAGCTGCTGGCCGGCAAGTGCGTCTATGAAGTGCGCGCCGCCGGCAACGACAAGGGCCGGGCCATTGCGCGCTTTTTGCAGCAGCCCCCCTTTGCCGGGCGCATCCCCGTCTTCGTGGGTGACGATGTGACCGACGAGGCCGGCTTTGCCGCCGTGCAGGCCGCCGGCGGCCTGGGTGTCAAGGTTGGGCCGGGCGAGAGCCTGGCGCACGCCCGCCTGGATTCGCCCACGGCTGCGCGTGCCTGGCTGCATCAGGCCGCCCAGCACCTGGCCGCAGCCACGCCAGCTGCCCGGGAAGAACTCCACCCTGCACCCCAGCACCCATGACCCAGGAAACCGCCCTGCCCGCTGCATCCGCCGCCGCGCCCACCTCCCCCGGCACCGCCACGCCCTCGCTCAACCTGGGCATGATCGGCAACTGCACCATCAGCGCCCTGGTCGATGCCCGCGCCGTCATCGTCTGGAGCTGCCTGCCGCGCTTCGATGGCGACCCGGTCTTCAACGCCTTGCTGCACCCCGGCGACGATGCCGGGCGCTTTGCCATCGAGCTGGAGGATTTCGCCGCCAGCGAGCAGTGGTATGAGTCCAATACCGCCGTGCTGCACACCCGCCTGACGGACAGCAGCGGCAACTGCCTGGAGGTGACCGATTTCTGCCCGCGCTTTCAGGCGCGCTCGCGCTTCTTCAGACCGGTGAGCATCGTGCGGCGCATCCGCCCGGTGCGCGGTGCGCCGCGCATCCGCGTGCTGCTCAATGTGCGCTACGACTGGGGCGAGAGCGCACCGCACCTGACGCGCGGCAGCCACCACATCCGCTACGTCGGCGGCTCACAGACGCTGCGCCTGACCACTGATGCGCCCGTGCCCTACGTGCTGTCGGGCGAACCCTTCATCGCCGCGCGCGAGCACAACTTCATCCTGGGCGCCGACGAGACGCTGATGGAGGGCATCGCCGACACCGCGCGCTATTGGGAGCAGGAAACCATCAGCTATTGGAAGCACTGGACCATGCGCCTGCATGTGCCGCTGCAGTGGCAGGACGCCGTGATCCGCGCCGCCATCACGCTCAAGATGTCCCTGTTCGAGGACACCGGCGCCATCGTCGCCGCCATGACCACCAGCATCCCCGAGTCGGCGCACAGCGGGCGCAACTGGGATTACCGCTACTGTTGGCTGCGCGATGCGTTCTTTGTCGTGCGCGCCCTCAACAGCCTGTCCGAGGTCGGCACCATGGAGGACTACCTGCGCTGGCTGGCCAACATCGTGG
This portion of the Melaminivora jejuensis genome encodes:
- the trxC gene encoding thioredoxin TrxC translates to MSQDTSPAATLHVVCPHCHTTNRVRADQLVAAPDCGSCHQPLFAGQPLALDAGSFDRHVGRSQLPVVVDFWAPWCGPCRQMAPAFAQAAQQLEPRVRLAKLDTEAQPQVAGRYGIRSIPTMIVFKGGQEVARISGALPAGEIVRWVQSVV
- a CDS encoding glycoside hydrolase family 15 protein, producing MTQETALPAASAAAPTSPGTATPSLNLGMIGNCTISALVDARAVIVWSCLPRFDGDPVFNALLHPGDDAGRFAIELEDFAASEQWYESNTAVLHTRLTDSSGNCLEVTDFCPRFQARSRFFRPVSIVRRIRPVRGAPRIRVLLNVRYDWGESAPHLTRGSHHIRYVGGSQTLRLTTDAPVPYVLSGEPFIAAREHNFILGADETLMEGIADTARYWEQETISYWKHWTMRLHVPLQWQDAVIRAAITLKMSLFEDTGAIVAAMTTSIPESAHSGRNWDYRYCWLRDAFFVVRALNSLSEVGTMEDYLRWLANIVVKAGEGHIQPLYGIGLEHELPESFVPQLAGYRGMGPVRVGNQAAEHFQHDVYGNIVLGSAQAFHDQRMLQPAGAAEFARLERIGELAVQVYGTPDAGMWELRTRARIHTSSALMSWAACDRLAKIAHALHLPDRAEHWRGHAQRMKEEILSRSWNAERGVFAESFGGRELDASILLMAEVGLVDARDERFIRTLDVMEEVLCDGPFMRRYEAADDFGKPETSFNICTFWRIDALARVGRKDKAREIFEAMLAVRNPLGLLSEDTHATTGEMWGNFPQTYSMVGVINAAMRLSAPWDSVI
- the otsB gene encoding trehalose-phosphatase — translated: MVTADVVPPLPTPRHALFLDFDGTLVDIAAQPQDVALAAATLHDLRTLEAALEGALALVTGRALADIQPHLHDWQPALAGEHGAHWRSAAGCEATGAPPPDLAPIHAALQALSARHPELLVERKSAGIALHYRQAPQLQQLCRDTLTEALRQTSGAELLAGKCVYEVRAAGNDKGRAIARFLQQPPFAGRIPVFVGDDVTDEAGFAAVQAAGGLGVKVGPGESLAHARLDSPTAARAWLHQAAQHLAAATPAAREELHPAPQHP